Genomic DNA from Halobaculum sp. CBA1158:
CGGCACCGAACGGCGCGTCCGCGAGCACCGCCGCGGTCGCCGGCCCCACGAATTTCAGCTCTCTGATCGGTTCATCCCCCACGCGGTCTCACCTGTGGTGAGCCTCGTGACCGAACCCTTTAACGTTTCTGCGGCGATTCTCGACTCTGGATAATTCGTCGCCTCGGCGACGCGTTCGGTCGGCGTCCCCGTCTCGCCGATCTCCGCTAGGCTTACGGTGGGCGACGGGGGAGTCGACCGTATGCGCGAACTCTCCGCGGTGGAAACCGTCGGCGTCGTCGGCGCGGGAACGATGGGCAACGGCATCGCCCAGGTCGCCGCGACCGCCGGCTACGACGTGGTGATGCGCGACATCGAACCCGAGTACGTCGAGAACGGCTTCGATTCGATCGAGTCGTCGCTGTCGCGACTCGACGAGAAGGACGCGCTGGAGGAGGACCCGGAGACGATTCGCGGACGGATCGCCGGCACGACCGATCTCTCGGATCTGGCTGACGCGGACGTGGTCGTTGAGGCGGCGCTCGAGGACATGGAGGTAAAACAGGACATCTTCGGCGACCTCGAGGAGGCCACCGACGACGACGTGGTGCTCGCGACGAACACCTCCACCCTCTCCATCACGACCATCGCGTCGGCGACCGACCGCGAGGACCTCGTGGTCGGACTGCACTTCATGAACCCCGTCCCGATCATGGAGGGCGTCGAGATCGTCACGGGCGAGAAGACCGCCGACGGGACCGCCGACTTCGCCCACGCGTTCGCCGAGGATCTCGGCAAGGAGACGTGGGAGAGCGACGACAAGCCCGGATTCGTGACGAACCGCGTGCTCATGCCGTGGATCAACGAGGGCATCCGCGCGTTCGACGAGGGCGTCGCCACGAAGGAGGACATGGACAAGGGGATGAAGCTCGGCACGAACGTCCCGATGGGCCCCCTCGAACTCGCCGACCATATCGGACTCGACATCTGTCTCGACGCCAGCGAGACGCTACACGAGGAACTCGGCGACCGCTACAAGCCCGCGTACCTCCTGAAGCGGAAGGTCGACGCCGGCGACCTCGGGAAGAAGACCGGGAAGGGGTTCTACGAGTACGAGTGACGCGAGCGGGCCGCCGTCGGCCTTGCTGCCGGCGGCGACGGCCCGGGTACGACCATTCGGAACGACTAACCCCCGGCCCGCCCGTTCGGCGGGTATGAAGGCCACCGCGACGGCCCACCCCATCCAGGGCCTCGTGAAGTACCACGGGATGCGCGACGCCGAGCGTCGGCTCCCGTATCACGACTCGATCAGCCTCTGTACCGCGCCATCGCGGACGACGACGACCGTCGAGTGGGAGCCCGACGCTGCCCCCGCGGACGACGAGTACCGGATCGGGGGCGAGGTCGTCGACGGCCGCGGTGCCGAGCGCATCGAGATGGTCGTCGATCACGTCCGCGAGATCGCGGGACTCGACGCCGCCGTCCGCGTCGAGTCCGAGAACTCCTTCCCGTCGAACGTCGGCTTCGGCTCCTCCTCGTCGGGGTTCGCCGCGCTGGCGACCGCGCTGGTGGAGGCGGCTGGCCTCGAGATGACCCGCCCGGAGATATCGACGGTCGCGCGTCGCGGGTCCTCGTCGGCCGCCCGCGCCGTCACCGGGGCGTATTCGGTGCTGTACGCCGGGATGAACGACGAGGACTGCCGCGCCGAGCGCCTCGACGTCGGCGTCGGTCCCGACGGGTTCGACCCGGAGGAAGACCTCCGCGTGGTGACGGCTCTCGTTCCGGCCTACAAGGAGACCGAAGAGGCCCACCGGGAGGCGGAGGCCAGCCACATGTTCGACGCCCGGATGGCGCACGTCCACGAGCAGCTTCAGCGGATGCGCGACAGCCTCCGAACGGGGAAATTCTCCGGGATCTTCGAGATCGCCGAACACGACTCGCTATCGCTGACGGCGACGACGATGACCGGCCCCGCCGGGTGGGTGTACTGGCAGCCCGAGACGATCGCCGTGTTCAACGCCGTCCGGGAGCTCCGCGAGGAGGAGGACATTCCGGTGTACTTCTCGACGGACACCGGCGCGAGCGTCTACGTCAACACGCCGGCCGAACACGCAGAGCGCGTCGAGGAGCGCGTCTCGGCGGTCGGCGTCGAGACGAACATCTGGGATGTCGGCGGACCGG
This window encodes:
- the mvaD gene encoding phosphomevalonate decarboxylase MvaD, coding for MKATATAHPIQGLVKYHGMRDAERRLPYHDSISLCTAPSRTTTTVEWEPDAAPADDEYRIGGEVVDGRGAERIEMVVDHVREIAGLDAAVRVESENSFPSNVGFGSSSSGFAALATALVEAAGLEMTRPEISTVARRGSSSAARAVTGAYSVLYAGMNDEDCRAERLDVGVGPDGFDPEEDLRVVTALVPAYKETEEAHREAEASHMFDARMAHVHEQLQRMRDSLRTGKFSGIFEIAEHDSLSLTATTMTGPAGWVYWQPETIAVFNAVRELREEEDIPVYFSTDTGASVYVNTPAEHAERVEERVSAVGVETNIWDVGGPARVLGESKSLF
- a CDS encoding 3-hydroxyacyl-CoA dehydrogenase NAD-binding domain-containing protein, with protein sequence MRELSAVETVGVVGAGTMGNGIAQVAATAGYDVVMRDIEPEYVENGFDSIESSLSRLDEKDALEEDPETIRGRIAGTTDLSDLADADVVVEAALEDMEVKQDIFGDLEEATDDDVVLATNTSTLSITTIASATDREDLVVGLHFMNPVPIMEGVEIVTGEKTADGTADFAHAFAEDLGKETWESDDKPGFVTNRVLMPWINEGIRAFDEGVATKEDMDKGMKLGTNVPMGPLELADHIGLDICLDASETLHEELGDRYKPAYLLKRKVDAGDLGKKTGKGFYEYE